The following proteins are co-located in the Sporosarcina pasteurii genome:
- the hslU gene encoding ATP-dependent protease ATPase subunit HslU, which yields MANRKELTPKELTAHLDRYIIGQNNAKRAVAVAIRNRYRRSLLSDEEKNEIIPKNILMIGPTGVGKTEIARRIAKLVNAPFLKVEATKFTEVGYVGRDVESMIRDLTEAGVRIVRAEKREEVREQATKLANEKLVKLLVPEMKKQSSGQNPFEMLFGQKQEVDETDHVKEAEIRRKRSDVARSLAAGELEEHEVTVELTEQQPSLYDAFQGSGMEQMGANMQDALSSLMPKRKTKRKMKVKDARLVLEAEEADKLIDHDEIARHGIELTEQSGIIFLDEMDKIARSEGSGASADVSREGVQRDILPIVEGSTVTTKYGAVKTDFILFIAAGAFHIAKPSDIIPELQGRFPIRVELDKLSRGDFERILKEPDFSLIRQYEKMLKTENVVLDFTEEAITKIAEIAFEVNDNTENIGARRLHTIMEKLLEELSYEAADIGPATIKITPAYVDEKLQDIAKNKDLSQFIL from the coding sequence ATGGCAAATCGAAAGGAATTAACTCCTAAGGAACTTACAGCACATTTAGATCGTTATATTATTGGGCAAAATAATGCAAAGCGTGCTGTTGCGGTAGCAATTCGTAATCGATATAGAAGAAGTTTGTTGTCCGACGAGGAAAAGAATGAAATTATTCCAAAAAACATTCTGATGATTGGTCCGACTGGTGTGGGGAAGACTGAAATTGCAAGAAGAATTGCCAAGTTAGTCAATGCACCTTTTTTAAAAGTAGAAGCGACGAAGTTTACTGAAGTCGGTTACGTTGGCCGTGACGTTGAATCCATGATAAGAGATTTAACAGAAGCGGGTGTTCGTATCGTTCGGGCAGAAAAACGTGAAGAAGTTCGTGAGCAAGCAACAAAACTTGCGAATGAAAAATTAGTCAAACTGCTTGTACCTGAAATGAAAAAGCAAAGTAGTGGGCAAAATCCATTTGAAATGCTTTTTGGTCAAAAGCAAGAAGTTGATGAAACTGACCATGTAAAAGAAGCAGAAATTAGACGGAAGCGTTCTGACGTTGCTAGAAGTTTAGCGGCGGGAGAGTTAGAAGAACACGAAGTAACAGTTGAATTAACGGAGCAACAACCTTCACTTTATGATGCTTTCCAAGGTTCTGGCATGGAACAAATGGGGGCGAATATGCAGGATGCATTGTCGTCTCTAATGCCGAAAAGGAAAACCAAGCGCAAAATGAAAGTAAAGGATGCACGTCTCGTACTTGAAGCGGAAGAGGCAGATAAGTTAATCGACCATGATGAAATTGCCAGACATGGAATTGAGTTAACTGAGCAATCTGGGATTATATTTCTCGATGAAATGGATAAAATTGCCCGAAGCGAAGGAAGTGGCGCCTCGGCTGATGTATCCCGTGAAGGTGTACAAAGGGATATATTACCGATTGTCGAGGGTTCAACAGTCACAACGAAATATGGGGCTGTGAAGACGGACTTTATTCTCTTTATTGCTGCGGGAGCATTTCATATTGCTAAACCATCGGATATTATTCCTGAGTTGCAAGGACGATTTCCGATTCGAGTTGAATTAGACAAATTATCGAGGGGAGATTTTGAACGTATTTTGAAAGAACCGGATTTCTCTCTAATTCGACAATATGAAAAAATGTTAAAAACTGAAAATGTTGTTTTAGATTTTACAGAAGAGGCAATAACTAAAATAGCGGAGATTGCTTTTGAAGTAAATGATAATACTGAGAACATTGGTGCACGTCGACTTCATACGATTATGGAGAAATTGCTGGAAGAGTTATCTTATGAAGCGGCGGATATAGGACCTGCAACAATCAAAATAACCCCAGCATATGTCGATGAAAAACTACAGGATATTGCAAAAAACAAAGATCTGTCACAATTTATCCTGTAA
- the hslV gene encoding ATP-dependent protease subunit HslV: protein MEFHATTIFAIRHNGECAMSGDGQVTVGNAVVMKHTAKKVRKIFGGKVLAGFAGSVADAFTLFDLFEGKLTEYNGNLQRAAVELAKQWRGDRMLRKLEAMLLVMDEKELLLVSGTGEVIEPDDGILAIGSGGHYALAAGRALKKYSGHSLTAEQIAKAALETAAEICVYTNDQIIVEVL, encoded by the coding sequence ATGGAATTCCATGCAACTACGATATTTGCAATACGCCATAACGGTGAATGTGCCATGTCAGGCGATGGCCAAGTAACTGTAGGCAACGCGGTCGTGATGAAACATACCGCTAAGAAAGTCCGCAAAATATTTGGTGGAAAAGTTCTGGCTGGTTTTGCTGGTTCTGTTGCGGATGCATTTACTTTATTTGATTTATTTGAAGGTAAATTGACGGAGTATAATGGGAACTTACAAAGAGCAGCTGTTGAACTAGCGAAGCAATGGCGCGGTGACAGAATGCTTCGTAAACTTGAAGCGATGTTACTCGTTATGGACGAAAAAGAATTGCTGTTAGTATCCGGAACAGGAGAAGTCATTGAACCTGACGATGGAATCCTTGCAATTGGGTCGGGCGGGCATTATGCGCTTGCTGCTGGTCGTGCGCTGAAGAAGTATAGCGGTCATTCATTAACAGCTGAGCAAATCGCGAAAGCAGCCCTTGAAACAGCTGCAGAAATATGTGTCTATACAAATGATCAGATTATTGTGGAGGTACTTTAA
- the xerC gene encoding tyrosine recombinase XerC, which produces MMYIQLERNYSSNTATEYATDIDEFLTFLTVEGIRDLNEVTYTEARLYATTLYNNGLARTSISRKISSVRSFFKFANARYGVNDHAFSSLHHPKKQEKLPAFFYEREMEMLFAACEGTDAKSLRDYAILELLYATGMRVSELTSLKIGDVDNELGIVKVMGKGRKERYIPFGSFAKEALFIYQEQSRSQLMKRQEHDRLFVNLRGNPLTDRGVRHILTSIMERASLHSKIYPHMLRHTFATHLLANGADMRSVQELLGHSHLSSTQVYTHITKEHLRKTYMNTHPRA; this is translated from the coding sequence ATGATGTACATACAGCTTGAACGTAATTATTCATCTAACACTGCTACTGAATATGCGACTGATATCGATGAATTCCTTACTTTTCTAACGGTAGAAGGGATTCGTGATTTAAACGAAGTTACGTATACAGAAGCACGACTTTATGCAACGACCTTATATAACAATGGTTTAGCTAGAACATCTATCTCGAGAAAGATTTCCTCGGTTCGTTCATTTTTTAAATTTGCTAACGCCCGTTATGGTGTAAATGATCACGCGTTTTCATCACTTCATCACCCTAAAAAGCAAGAAAAATTACCTGCGTTTTTTTATGAGCGGGAAATGGAAATGTTATTTGCGGCGTGTGAAGGTACTGATGCAAAATCATTACGTGATTATGCGATTTTAGAGCTGCTTTATGCGACTGGCATGCGTGTGAGTGAACTTACATCGCTTAAAATTGGCGATGTTGATAACGAGTTAGGAATTGTAAAGGTAATGGGAAAAGGAAGAAAAGAACGTTATATCCCATTCGGTAGCTTTGCTAAAGAGGCCCTTTTCATTTATCAAGAACAGAGTCGTTCCCAGCTTATGAAGCGGCAAGAACATGATAGGTTATTTGTGAATTTACGTGGGAACCCTTTAACTGATCGAGGTGTTCGGCATATCCTAACTTCAATAATGGAACGTGCGTCACTGCATTCGAAAATCTATCCACATATGTTACGTCATACATTCGCAACCCACCTTCTTGCGAATGGTGCTGACATGAGGTCGGTGCAAGAACTTTTAGGGCATTCCCATCTTTCTTCGACGCAAGTATATACACATATAACGAAAGAACATTTAAGAAAAACATATATGAATACTCACCCGAGAGCATAG
- the codY gene encoding GTP-sensing pleiotropic transcriptional regulator CodY: MSLLIKTRKINAMLQESGGEAVNFKEMAEKLSSVIESNVFIVSRRGKLLGFEIHQQIENDRMKEMFENRQFPAEYTQKLFEVRETSSNLDVESSYTAFPVENKELFKEGLTTIVPIMGGGERLGTLLLARMKEEFNDDDLILAEYGATVVGMEILREKSEEIELEARSKAVVQMAINSLSYSEHEAIEHIFKELDGEEGLLVASKIADRVGITRSVIVNALRKLESAGVIESRSLGMKGTYIKVLNNKFLAELEKQK; this comes from the coding sequence ATGTCTTTATTAATAAAAACGCGTAAAATTAACGCAATGCTACAAGAATCAGGTGGAGAAGCAGTCAACTTCAAGGAAATGGCTGAAAAACTAAGTTCAGTTATTGAATCAAACGTATTTATCGTAAGTAGAAGAGGTAAACTATTAGGATTTGAAATCCACCAACAAATTGAAAACGATCGTATGAAAGAAATGTTTGAAAATCGTCAATTCCCAGCAGAATATACTCAAAAGCTTTTTGAAGTTAGAGAAACTTCTTCAAACTTAGATGTTGAAAGCTCATACACTGCGTTCCCAGTGGAGAACAAAGAGTTATTCAAAGAAGGATTAACGACAATTGTTCCAATTATGGGTGGCGGTGAGCGCTTAGGAACACTTCTTCTAGCAAGAATGAAAGAGGAGTTTAATGATGATGATTTAATTCTTGCTGAATACGGTGCGACAGTTGTCGGCATGGAAATTTTACGTGAAAAATCTGAGGAAATTGAACTTGAAGCACGTAGTAAAGCAGTTGTTCAAATGGCAATTAACTCATTGTCTTACAGTGAGCATGAAGCAATTGAGCACATCTTTAAAGAACTTGATGGCGAAGAAGGATTACTCGTTGCATCTAAAATTGCTGACCGTGTAGGAATCACGCGCTCAGTTATTGTAAACGCGCTGCGTAAACTAGAAAGTGCTGGTGTTATTGAATCCCGTTCATTAGGAATGAAAGGTACGTACATTAAAGTATTAAACAATAAATTCCTTGCTGAACTTGAAAAGCAAAAATAA
- the fliG gene encoding flagellar motor switch protein FliG, with the protein MVRKEKGMTGKQKAALLLISLGPEVAASVYKNLNEEEVERLTLEISSVKKVESSVKEEIIEEFHNIAIAQDYISQGGIGYAKTVLEKALGKNHAQAIINRLTSSLQVRPFDFARRADPSQLLNFIQNEHPQTIALILSYLEAEQAGVILSSLPQETQADIARRIATMDSTSPEVISEIEAVLERKLSSTVTQDYTEAGGVDAVVEVLNGVDRATEKTILDALEIQDPDLAEEIKKRMFVFEDIVTLDNRSIQRIIRECENEDLILSLKVSSEEVQNVLFSNMSARMAESFKEEIEIMGPVRLRDVEEAQTRIVGIIRRLEDSGEIIIARGGGDDIIV; encoded by the coding sequence TTGGTAAGAAAAGAAAAAGGAATGACTGGAAAGCAAAAAGCTGCTCTTCTCCTTATTTCTCTTGGGCCAGAAGTAGCGGCTTCTGTCTATAAAAATTTAAATGAGGAAGAAGTTGAGCGTTTGACGCTTGAAATTTCGAGTGTGAAAAAAGTTGAATCCTCTGTGAAGGAAGAGATTATTGAAGAGTTTCATAATATTGCCATCGCACAAGATTATATTTCACAAGGCGGAATTGGGTATGCGAAAACTGTACTTGAAAAAGCACTTGGGAAAAATCATGCACAAGCAATCATTAACCGATTGACATCCTCTTTACAAGTGCGACCATTCGACTTTGCGAGACGTGCGGATCCTAGCCAATTGCTTAACTTCATTCAAAACGAACATCCACAGACGATTGCACTCATCTTGTCTTATTTAGAAGCGGAACAAGCTGGGGTGATTTTATCTTCATTACCACAAGAGACACAGGCAGATATCGCTAGAAGAATCGCGACAATGGATTCAACGTCCCCTGAAGTGATTAGTGAAATTGAGGCGGTTTTAGAACGAAAACTTTCTTCAACAGTTACGCAAGATTATACAGAAGCAGGCGGAGTCGATGCTGTAGTCGAAGTTCTAAATGGTGTAGACCGTGCAACGGAAAAAACAATTCTAGATGCGTTAGAAATTCAAGATCCAGACTTAGCAGAAGAAATTAAGAAGCGTATGTTTGTCTTCGAGGACATTGTTACACTTGATAACCGCTCTATTCAAAGAATTATTCGAGAATGTGAAAATGAAGATCTTATTCTATCACTTAAAGTATCTAGTGAAGAGGTTCAAAACGTTTTATTCAGCAATATGTCCGCTCGGATGGCTGAATCATTCAAGGAAGAAATTGAAATTATGGGACCGGTACGACTTCGAGATGTAGAGGAAGCACAAACGAGAATTGTTGGCATTATCCGAAGGCTCGAAGATTCAGGTGAAATTATAATCGCACGCGGTGGAGGGGACGACATCATTGTCTAA
- the fliF gene encoding flagellar basal-body MS-ring/collar protein FliF yields MNERLAKTKNELQTFWSSRTKKQKTTYGASLLAIIIIAATITFFLSRTEYVPLYTDVSTAEIGRIKEQLDMLGVQSQIAPGGTSILVPKERVDDLLVTLAAEGYPNSGTIDYSFFSNNAGFGMTDNEFNVIKLASMQTELANLMKGIEGVKDAKVMLTLPSENIFLNDNSQRASAAIVLNTNPGHQFSDSQINALYNLVSKSIPNLSKEDIEITNQYFEYFDLKTEKEQFGTSLADQIAVKKSIERDLQRQVQMMLGTMMGQDKVIVSVTTDIDFKLENREESLVTPVDVESMEGIALSVQRITESFTGNAPVAGGEPPMDNSTDNYTEFVNGSNGDYERIEETVNHEVNRIRKEIVESPYKIRDIGIQVMVEPPVAEDMASMPVGLQDDIEQILATIIRTSIDKEAAGELTNNEINEKIAVSVQPFNGRVTVFDTPSVQVPLWIYIAGGALLFIIIILVILFVRSRRAAEKAEVEEVIEEQEKVLHIEDINEEQETEGTLRRKQLEKMAKEKPEEFAKLLRTWIAED; encoded by the coding sequence ATGAATGAAAGACTTGCGAAAACCAAAAATGAACTACAAACATTTTGGTCCAGTCGCACTAAAAAACAGAAAACTACATATGGCGCCTCTTTATTAGCGATCATTATCATCGCAGCTACAATAACCTTTTTCCTCTCTAGAACGGAGTATGTCCCGCTTTATACAGATGTATCAACAGCGGAAATTGGTCGAATTAAAGAACAGTTAGATATGCTCGGCGTTCAAAGTCAAATTGCTCCTGGTGGAACGTCGATTTTAGTACCAAAAGAACGTGTGGATGATTTATTAGTCACGCTTGCTGCTGAAGGCTATCCGAACTCGGGTACGATAGACTACTCCTTTTTCTCAAACAATGCAGGATTTGGTATGACGGATAATGAGTTCAATGTCATTAAGCTTGCATCGATGCAAACTGAATTAGCGAACCTAATGAAAGGTATTGAAGGTGTAAAAGATGCAAAAGTAATGTTGACGTTGCCGAGTGAAAATATCTTTCTAAACGATAATAGTCAGCGCGCAAGTGCAGCAATTGTATTGAATACAAATCCTGGACATCAATTTAGCGATTCACAAATTAACGCACTTTACAATTTGGTTTCTAAAAGCATTCCTAATCTATCTAAAGAAGACATTGAAATTACAAACCAATACTTTGAGTATTTCGACTTAAAAACGGAAAAAGAACAATTCGGAACAAGCCTTGCGGATCAAATCGCTGTAAAAAAGTCGATTGAAAGAGATTTGCAACGACAAGTTCAAATGATGCTTGGCACAATGATGGGACAAGACAAAGTCATCGTTTCAGTCACGACAGATATCGATTTCAAACTTGAAAACCGGGAGGAATCGTTAGTTACGCCAGTAGATGTTGAAAGTATGGAAGGCATTGCCCTAAGTGTTCAAAGAATTACTGAATCATTTACAGGGAATGCGCCAGTTGCAGGAGGAGAACCTCCTATGGATAACTCGACTGACAATTATACGGAATTTGTTAATGGTTCAAATGGGGATTATGAGCGGATTGAAGAGACCGTTAATCATGAAGTGAATAGGATACGAAAAGAAATCGTTGAAAGTCCATATAAAATTCGGGATATTGGCATTCAAGTAATGGTTGAGCCGCCAGTCGCCGAAGATATGGCATCTATGCCAGTCGGTTTACAAGATGACATCGAACAAATTTTAGCAACAATCATTCGTACTTCTATCGATAAAGAAGCAGCAGGAGAACTTACAAACAATGAGATTAATGAAAAAATCGCCGTATCGGTACAGCCGTTCAACGGAAGAGTAACCGTATTCGATACGCCAAGCGTTCAAGTTCCGCTATGGATTTATATAGCTGGAGGCGCATTGCTCTTCATAATCATCATATTGGTGATCTTGTTTGTGCGTAGTCGTCGTGCCGCAGAAAAGGCGGAAGTGGAAGAGGTCATCGAAGAACAAGAAAAAGTGTTACATATTGAAGATATTAATGAGGAACAAGAAACAGAAGGTACGCTACGTCGGAAACAGCTTGAGAAAATGGCTAAAGAAAAACCAGAGGAATTCGCAAAATTATTACGCACGTGGATAGCGGAAGATTAA
- the fliE gene encoding flagellar hook-basal body complex protein FliE, whose protein sequence is MKAPTATLPGVQNNAKPTSYEAQQSFGSFLKEAINNTNVQQINSDLLTRKLVQGEHVDLHEVMIAAQKASITLNATMEVRNKVVEAYQEIIRMPV, encoded by the coding sequence ATGAAAGCGCCTACTGCAACTTTGCCAGGTGTTCAAAACAATGCGAAACCAACTTCTTATGAAGCGCAGCAAAGTTTTGGTAGTTTCTTGAAAGAGGCAATTAACAATACGAATGTACAGCAAATTAATTCAGATCTATTAACTCGAAAATTAGTACAAGGTGAGCATGTTGACCTACATGAAGTGATGATAGCTGCACAAAAAGCTTCGATAACTTTAAATGCAACGATGGAAGTAAGGAATAAAGTAGTAGAAGCCTATCAAGAAATCATCCGGATGCCAGTCTAA
- the flgB gene encoding flagellar basal body rod protein FlgB, producing the protein MKLFGHMISSLEQGLNYSATKGKVISQNIANVDTPNYKAKNVSFKDFFDNAQMKELRAYKTDHRHIDFPKRNVQPGVFDYSNFRYRHDGNGVDMDKEQADLAENQIYYHALVDRLNGKFNTLQNVIKGGR; encoded by the coding sequence ATGAAGTTGTTTGGGCATATGATATCTTCATTGGAGCAGGGACTTAATTACTCTGCGACTAAAGGGAAGGTTATTTCCCAAAATATCGCGAATGTTGATACTCCGAACTATAAAGCAAAGAATGTTAGCTTCAAAGACTTTTTCGACAATGCTCAAATGAAAGAGCTTAGGGCGTATAAAACAGACCATCGACATATTGACTTTCCAAAACGAAATGTTCAACCTGGCGTTTTTGACTATTCGAACTTTCGTTATAGGCATGACGGTAATGGTGTGGATATGGATAAAGAGCAAGCTGACCTTGCTGAAAACCAAATATATTATCATGCATTAGTAGACCGGCTGAATGGAAAATTCAACACATTACAAAATGTGATTAAAGGAGGACGCTAA
- the flgC gene encoding flagellar basal body rod protein FlgC yields the protein MGIFHSLNTTASALTAQRLRMDVISSNLANVDTTRSRIVDGEWQPYRRKTVTLEPKGTQFSSMLQMAIGKNRSGDVGNGVRVSRVSEDTETPFKSVYDPSHPDANAQGYVQMPNVDPLREMVNLMSATRSYEANVTVFNANKSMLMKALEIGK from the coding sequence TTGGGGATATTTCACAGCCTAAATACGACGGCATCTGCTTTAACTGCACAGCGCTTACGTATGGATGTCATCTCATCGAATTTGGCAAACGTGGATACAACTCGAAGTCGGATAGTGGATGGCGAATGGCAACCCTATCGTAGAAAAACGGTAACTCTCGAGCCAAAGGGAACACAATTTTCTTCTATGCTTCAAATGGCGATTGGGAAGAATCGTTCAGGTGACGTTGGGAATGGTGTTCGAGTTTCAAGGGTATCTGAAGATACAGAGACGCCGTTTAAATCTGTTTACGATCCATCACATCCGGATGCGAATGCACAAGGATACGTACAAATGCCAAATGTTGACCCCCTGAGGGAAATGGTGAATTTAATGTCGGCTACACGTTCTTATGAAGCGAACGTTACGGTATTTAACGCCAATAAATCAATGCTTATGAAAGCATTAGAAATCGGTAAGTAA